In Brevibacterium zhoupengii, the following are encoded in one genomic region:
- a CDS encoding proline racemase family protein — MTNRQLIQAVDVHAAGEPGRVLLGSGLRVKGATMAERLRYCEENLDDLRTLVLQEPRGYPGLCSPLIVPPVDPSCDFGMIVMEQGGFRPMSGSNLICSVTALIETGAIDVVEPITTLRVDTAAGNVTVRAEVVNGRATKVTFDNVPAFVHGLDLPLDVPGYGTVPVDIVFGGQFYVQTKAENLGVALEPGNAKEIIRAASVLRKAADEAFDVQHPLIPELNSIGLPMLHGPAQTEGTDGRNAVVLPNGEVDLGNESTWAGTLDRSPCGTGTSAKVAAMHARGELAIGETFIHESMMGTTFTAEVKDTVTVGDLPGVIPSISGRGWITGFQQLVVESDDPFPVGYTVADIWGLGVGKLTAED; from the coding sequence ATGACCAACAGGCAGCTCATTCAGGCCGTCGACGTGCACGCCGCCGGAGAGCCCGGCAGAGTCCTCCTGGGCTCGGGCCTCCGGGTCAAGGGTGCGACGATGGCCGAGCGTCTGCGCTACTGCGAAGAGAATTTGGACGACTTGCGCACCTTGGTCCTCCAAGAGCCCCGAGGTTATCCCGGGCTCTGCTCTCCGCTCATCGTCCCACCGGTGGATCCGAGCTGTGACTTCGGAATGATCGTCATGGAGCAGGGAGGATTCCGGCCGATGTCGGGATCGAATCTCATCTGTTCGGTCACCGCGCTGATCGAGACCGGCGCAATCGACGTCGTCGAGCCGATCACAACCCTGCGTGTCGACACCGCCGCGGGCAACGTCACCGTGCGCGCCGAGGTGGTGAACGGACGAGCGACGAAGGTGACCTTCGACAACGTCCCGGCCTTCGTCCACGGACTCGACCTTCCCCTCGACGTCCCCGGCTACGGCACCGTCCCGGTCGACATCGTCTTCGGGGGTCAATTCTATGTCCAGACGAAGGCGGAGAACCTCGGCGTCGCTTTGGAGCCGGGAAACGCCAAAGAGATCATCAGGGCGGCATCGGTGCTTCGGAAAGCCGCAGATGAGGCCTTCGACGTTCAGCACCCGCTCATCCCTGAGCTCAACTCGATTGGACTGCCGATGCTCCACGGGCCCGCGCAGACCGAGGGCACCGATGGGCGCAATGCCGTCGTCCTACCCAATGGAGAGGTCGATCTCGGCAATGAGAGCACATGGGCGGGTACTCTCGACCGCTCCCCGTGTGGGACGGGCACCAGCGCCAAGGTGGCCGCGATGCATGCTCGAGGTGAACTCGCGATCGGGGAGACGTTCATCCACGAATCAATGATGGGCACCACATTCACCGCCGAAGTGAAGGACACAGTCACCGTGGGAGACCTCCCCGGTGTGATCCCCTCGATCAGCGGCCGCGGATGGATCACCGGGTTCCAGCAGCTTGTCGTCGAATCCGACGACCCGTTCCCGGTGGGCTACACCGTGGCTGACATCTGGGGACTCGGCGTCGGCAAGCTCACTGCCGAGGACTGA